Part of the Sulfuriflexus mobilis genome is shown below.
TGTCGACCTCGACACCGGTGGCGGGCAGATTCAGTGCCGCCGTATTCGGTTCACGACCGATCGCCCACAACAGGCTGTCGAAACCGCTCAGGCTGTGGCCACCGCTGCATTGCAACGTCAGGCTGCCATCGGCGGCCTTTTCAACCTGCTCGATCTCCATGCTCGACATAATATTGATACCGGCACTGAGCATCTCTTCCATAAGTACCTCACGCAGCATGGCATCGAAGTTACCCAGCACATGCTGGCGGCGGATGATTAAGGTCACTTCAGTACCCAGGGCGCGCATGAGGCCGGCGATCTCAACGGCGATGTAACCGGAACCAACCACGGCCATACGCCGCGGCTGTTCCTTGAGGGCAAAAAATCCGTCCGAGTCGATGCCCAGTTCTGCACCCGGGGTCGCGGGCACAACCGGCTGCGTTCCCGGCGCGATCACAATGTGTTCAGCCGTGTACTGCTCGCCGTTAACCTCAACCGTGTGGGCATCAATAAAGGTTGCGGTACCGACGATCTCATCAATATTCGAGTCGGCCAGGTAGGTGTGATACCAGTCATTGATACCCTGAATGTAACCCTGGCGACCCTTGACCAGGGTGTCCCAGTCCAGCGCCCCCGTCTTGGCGTCAAAACCATAACCCTTTGCGTCTTCCACGGCATGGGCGAGCATGCCCGCATACCACATGACCTTTTTCGGCACGCAGCCGACATTCACGCAGGTGCCACCCATCGGGCCGCTTTCGATCACCGCGCACTTGGCGCCATACTTCGCGGCCCGCTCGGCGGCCGACAAACCACCGGAACCGCCGCCGATGGCAATAAGATCATAGTGTTTGCTCATGTTGTACCTGTTTACTTACTTAAAGACGAAAAGGGATTCTAACAAGCTGGCTAATATATTGTTATATCAGAATATAATAACCTTGTAGATCGCGCGTGAATTTGATCGAGATCAATTTTCTCCGGCCCCGGTGTGGTTAGCATTAGCCCCCATGTTCCACCCACAGAAGAAAACAGGAGAGACCGATATGATGATGCAGGCAGGCGATTCCGACGCACTCGGCAA
Proteins encoded:
- the gorA gene encoding glutathione-disulfide reductase, which encodes MSKHYDLIAIGGGSGGLSAAERAAKYGAKCAVIESGPMGGTCVNVGCVPKKVMWYAGMLAHAVEDAKGYGFDAKTGALDWDTLVKGRQGYIQGINDWYHTYLADSNIDEIVGTATFIDAHTVEVNGEQYTAEHIVIAPGTQPVVPATPGAELGIDSDGFFALKEQPRRMAVVGSGYIAVEIAGLMRALGTEVTLIIRRQHVLGNFDAMLREVLMEEMLSAGINIMSSMEIEQVEKAADGSLTLQCSGGHSLSGFDSLLWAIGREPNTAALNLPATGVEVDKAGYIPTDDFQNTNVAGVYAVGDVTGRAALTPVAIGAARRLADRLFDNKTERKLDYANIPTVVFSHPPIGTVGLSEDEARALHGDAVKVYSSRFTPMYHALTEHKTQTAMKLVCVGAQEKVVGIHIIGLGADEMLQGFAVALRMGATKKDLDDTVAIHPSSAEELVTMR